The Stigmatella aurantiaca genome segment TCGCTGAAGATGAGCCGGTTGACCTTGATGTGGCTGATCACCTTGGCGAAGTCGCCCCCGTACTGCGTCATCAGGTCCTTGAAGACGAAGCGGCAGGCGGGGCACAGCTCGCACCCGGAGGGGATGGTGTAGCCGGACTCGGGCGGGGACAGCTCGGCGTAAATCTTCGAGCGCCACTCGCGGGGAATCAGGTTGAGCGGCTCCTCGTTCATCGGGCACTTCATCTTCTCCTTGACGGTGGTGCCATCCGGCAGCTTCTTGTCGGTGGTCCAGGAGAAGGTGTAGGCGGCGCCCTCGGGCGCCTTGGAGTACTCCTCCATGCCCTTCTTGAGCAGGCGGGCGATGGTGGACTTGGAGGAGCCCACCGGGCCGTGCAGGAGGATGACGCGCTTCTCGGTGCCGTAGCCCTGGGCGGCGGACTTGAAGACGTTCACCAGCTTCATCAGCGGCACGTCGAGGCCGAAGATGGCGTCCCTGCCGCCGAACTTCTCATCGCTGAAGAAGTGGTAGCGCGTGAGCTTCTTCTTGTTGTCGATGTACTCCGACTTGCCGTGGCTGAGGATCATGTCGTGGATCCTCTGGTAGGCGGTGCGGGTGATTTTGGGGTTCTTGCGGACCAGCTCCAGGTAGTCCTCGAAGGAGCCCTCCCAGTTGAGCTCCGCGTAGGTCTTCGTGTCCTGGAACGCGGCGATCTTCGAGACCCACGAAACTTTCTCAGCGTCCTTCATGTCTCTCCCTCGCGGGCCCGCCGGGGGCGCGGGGGTACGCGCGCACGGAGAGCCAGAATTTGAACCTGGGGGGCTGCCCTGCCATTCCGATCTGATTCACCCCGCCACCGGGTCCCGTCAACGTCGGTCTTGGTGCCCCTTCGGGACCCCGCCGCGGAGTGGGACCGCGTGGTCAGCACGTGTCGGGGTGTCCCTTGGGGAGGCACATCCTTCACGGGGTGAAAAGGCACGATGATTATAGGGGCCCTGGCCCCGGCGGGTAGGGTCCTGACACCGGAAGCCCTCTCCGTGAACGTCCGGGACCGGTGAATCCGGGCTGGGAGACGTTCAGTTGTGAGCCAAAGCCCCCGTCATCCCCTGGTCCATAACGGCGCGCGTGGGTAGCGCGCAACGCCGGGTGTGGGGAAGAGGCGCAGGTGGAGCGCACGGGCAGGGCGCTTGGTTTTGGGGCTTGCCTGCGTATTCTCCCGCGCCGCATGGCGTCCGCTCTGTCCCCTCTGTCCGTGCCGTCCCTGCCGGTGAGCCCCGCCCGGGGGCCGGTCTCCGAAGGCGAGCCGAAACGGGGGTGGCTCCTGGGGCTGCTGCTCGTGGCGGCCCTGGTGCCCCGGCTGGTGGTGTTCCCCGTCAACGAGAACTACTACGGGGACGCGGTGGTGCGCACGGAGCTGGCGGAGCGCTGGCTGCGTGCCCCTCACCTCATCGAGTCCTTCCAGGACGGGGCGATGCAGTTTGGCCCCTTGCACTTCTACCTCGTGGGCGCGGCGCTGCTGGTGCTGGACCGGGAGGATGCGGGCCGGGCGATCAGCCTGCTCTTCGGCGTGCTGTCCGTGCTGCCGCTGTTTGGCCTCACGCGCCGCTTCTTTGGCTGGAAGGCCGGCGTGTGGGCCTGTCTGGCCTTCTCCCTGTGGGGAATGCACCTGCAATTCTCCACGACGGCGGGGAGCGAGGCGGTGTCGCTCTTCTTCATGCTCTGGGTGTTCGCGCTCTTCGCCCAGGCGCTGCAGGAGGGGCGGTTCGGGCCGCTGTTCGGGGCGGCCCTGGTGCTCAACCTCGCGTGTGCCATGCGCTACGACGCGTGGATGTACATCCCGCTCCTGGGGGTGATGCCGCTCTTGTGGCGCGAGGACCGGGTGTCCGGCATCACCCTGGCGGTGACGTTCGGCCTGCTGTGCCTGCCGTTTCCCCTGGCGTGGATGCAGGGCAATGAGCTGGCCCACGGCCATCCGCTCTTCCCCATCCATTATATCGACGAGTTCCACCGCGCCTGGAGCGCCAGCTCGGCGGGTGGGGCGAAGCATTGGGGGTTCCGGGCGCAGGGGCTCGTCTTCTGGCCCGCGGTGGCCCTCTTCACGCTCACCCCCGGGGTGGCGCTGTTCGGCGCGGTGGGCATGGTGAAGGCGTGGAAGGAGCGGCCGGAGCTGCGGTGGGTGGTGCTCGCGGCGCTGGTGCCCACCGCGTACTACACGTTCCGGAGCGCGGTGCTGCTCAACTTCGTGCCGCTGGGGCGCTTCACGGCGCTCCAGGTGGTGTTGCTGCTGCCCTTCGTGCTGTCCGGCTTCCAGGCGTGCGTGGGGGCGTGGGGGCAGGGGGCGCGCCGGGCCGTGGCGGGGGGCGCGATGGCGCTCGCGGTGGGGATGCCCGTGGCGCTGGGGCTCTACACCTTCCGCGCGGAGGGTGGGCCCCGGGACGGCTTGCGGCCGGTGAGCCCGACGTCCACCAACCCCGAGGCCGTGCGGCAGGCCGCGCGCTTCATCAAGGAGGAGGTGGCCGCGAAGGGGGGCGCCCTGGCGCTCGATACGGACGAGGGCTACCTGGACCTTCAGATCGCCTTCTTCTCCGGGCTGCCCGAGCTGCGCATGGCGCGCCTGCGCTGGGACACCTTCCGCCAGCGCCTCGCGGACGCCCAGCCCCACTACCTCGTGCGCTTCGACGGCGGCGCGCTGGTGAAGGATCCGGGGGTGACGCTGGAGGGCCGGACGCTGACGCTGGACGGGGTGGTGTACGAGGAGCTGGAGGGCTTCTCCCCGCCGGTCCACCTGTACCGCCGCCGCTGATGAGCGTCAGGGGGCGGAGGCCGGGACGAGGTGCAGCTCCGGCTGCTGGGGCTTGCGGGTCACCAGCCACCGGCCCTGGGGGGAGAGTGCGAGCAGCTCCCCGTCATAGGGAAGGGTGGCGGTGAGGCTCCCGGAGGGCACGGCCCAGAGGCGCACCTGGCC includes the following:
- a CDS encoding ArnT family glycosyltransferase, whose translation is MASALSPLSVPSLPVSPARGPVSEGEPKRGWLLGLLLVAALVPRLVVFPVNENYYGDAVVRTELAERWLRAPHLIESFQDGAMQFGPLHFYLVGAALLVLDREDAGRAISLLFGVLSVLPLFGLTRRFFGWKAGVWACLAFSLWGMHLQFSTTAGSEAVSLFFMLWVFALFAQALQEGRFGPLFGAALVLNLACAMRYDAWMYIPLLGVMPLLWREDRVSGITLAVTFGLLCLPFPLAWMQGNELAHGHPLFPIHYIDEFHRAWSASSAGGAKHWGFRAQGLVFWPAVALFTLTPGVALFGAVGMVKAWKERPELRWVVLAALVPTAYYTFRSAVLLNFVPLGRFTALQVVLLLPFVLSGFQACVGAWGQGARRAVAGGAMALAVGMPVALGLYTFRAEGGPRDGLRPVSPTSTNPEAVRQAARFIKEEVAAKGGALALDTDEGYLDLQIAFFSGLPELRMARLRWDTFRQRLADAQPHYLVRFDGGALVKDPGVTLEGRTLTLDGVVYEELEGFSPPVHLYRRR